The Epinephelus fuscoguttatus linkage group LG7, E.fuscoguttatus.final_Chr_v1 DNA window TCTACCGTCCCCGTGGCGTTTTTCCACTAATATAATACACACAAAGCGCAAAAAAAATCTAGTAAATGCAGTTTATACACACGCGGATTTAGCTAGCGTAATAATTTAGGTAGTTGGTGATCCACAGAGACACGAGTGTTTTAAATTGTCTTATTTTTAAACTGGGTTTGGCCCTATCTGTCTCCAAACATTGCAGCACGTATCAACAGCAAAGGAACAGCGGCGCAATATGCCATGAAAGAGACCAACCGCCAGTCATGACAGTGTATATGGCTGTGTCATGTGCACACTTTGTGATACAACATTATTCTGAGATTACTCAGAGGGTAACAGTGCTGGAGAAAAATAACCACAGGGGGCAGTATTTTCTCCAACAAACGTTTGTTCCCCTCGCATCACTTCCACGGTCGAGGAAACTCGGGCGGAAGTCAACAGAGGACAGagcctgttgtgttgtgttactGTGCGGAGCTACAAGGTAATGTTTTCTCTGCTCTAATTACGTATTGTGTGTGACTTAACAGtataacaaattaaaatttatttatgtaaCTGTCCTATGCATGTATATTTGAGCAGAATGGCGGATGAGGACGAGGAGCCTGGCTTCGATGAGGAGTTGGAGGACGGGTCCAGCGGAGTGGATGTCGGCCACGGGAAGAGAAAGAGGCTTTTCTCCAAGGAGCTCCGGTGCATGATGTACGGATTTGGAGATGACCAGAACCCGTATACGGAGTCTGTGGACATTCTGGAGGACTTGGTGATCGAGTTTATCACGGAAATGACACACAAAGCCATGTCAATCGGACGCCAGGGCCGTGTCCAGGTGGAGGACATCGTTTTCCTCATCCGGAAGGACCCCAGGAAGTTCGCCAGAGTCAAAGACCTACTGACCATGAACGAAGAGCTGAAGAGAGCCCGGAAAGCTTTCGACGAAGCAAATTATGGCTCATAACCACTTTTTTAACCTATATCTGTAGTAGCtttccatttcattttaattgctGTTTTAATTGAATTGTTAATTCTCAGTCGTGCGTTCTTGAGGAGTTTGCTCAGATGTGACTTGCTGTCCCAAGTCTGTTTTTTGTgacgtgctgtttattattttatatagtgGTATGACAGTGTCAACGTGTTGTGCACACCCCTGATGTCATGCTGTCTGGGACTGTCTCAATAAAGAAACTTACATATTTGTTAAATATGCCCAGTCATAAGTGTTAATTTTAATGCCAGAATACCGAGACTGTTAAGAACATCTGGGCAGTGACATTTATTACTCAACATCACAAGCAcaaattaacacaaacacaggcagcaAAATGGCATTATCATACTGCACTAACGGTTGGATAACAGCCAACTCACTTTGAGTTGCATCACCTAACCTCAGCTCCCGAAATTTTACATGTACCCCAGAAAGTGTGCAGCCAGTGTCTACCTCAGTTTAGCTCAGCGTTATAGGCTGTAATGATAACTAAGGCTGTAGCCATAATTCAACTAACTGAAAATGAATTGCCAActattttgatcatttttagTGTAGTTTATTTGATATGAACATCACAGTACCATTCAAATTGTACATTGACGCACAAGAACCAGATGAGCTGTGTTTAGTCTTGGTAGTGAAATGCTTATTTGCAACATCTGTCCACAGGAGGCTTTCTAAAAGTTAAAATAGTTGATGCAGAACAACCACCGCTCCTTCCAGCATAGTCTTGGCAAGGTGCTGCCAACATCATTAAGTTAAAACTTGTAGAAAACGATATCTGCACACTTAAATCTGttcagtgtttcactttattctgAGCTTTTGGTCTGTCAGAGCTTCACCAGAGCATACATGAATCAGCAATGGACAGGCAGGTAAAAGCTTTAACCACCAGGGTTGTGCACAGGTGGGTTGCATACTGCCAGTGATTAGACTGGGATTGGTTTCATTTACCTGCCTGTCCACTGAAGTGAAGTGTAAGAAAGTTTTGTGTAATGCAATGCTACACTTGCCTTGTGTTGAGGCCTGTATGTTGACTGCTGGTGTGCTGATGTCTTTCAACAAATTCATTATGCAGAGATGGAGCATGACCATagagacatttaaaaataagcTTTGGGTTAAAATAGTTCATGAAGCTTTTGAAGCTGAacatattgtattttttcaagATGTGACAGTGCTCTTTGTTGTCCATAATTTTTATTGTCTGGTCATACAATCATATGATAGGTTTTATAGTTGATTCGAAGGCTTGTGGCCAGGTACAGCATGTTATGATAGAGATGTGAGATTATCACGGCATGCACATAAAGCTGGGCTGTACTGATGGGCAAACATTGTCTGACAAGTCTGAAGCAGTTAAGATTTGCGTTaacttttttgattaattttaaaaaataaaaaaaggctaAACTTTCTAGTTCCAGCTTTTTCAGTGAAAATTTTTACCGTTTAGTCTGCTATGATTGCAAACATGATAATTTGGAGGTTTCAAGAGTTAGACAAAACAGGACAGTTAAAGGTGTCACACTCTGACTATGGAAAAGTGATGaaatattttactattttctgacattttataggcaATATGATTCATTGATTAATCTGGAAAACAATCTGCTAAACATTTGATACTGAAAATAGCCATTAGTTGCAGATCTTATAGTAACATTGGAAATTATTTGTGAAAGCAGATTGTACTATTTCACATATTACACTATTATTTCACATGCTTAAACCCTTATTAAACTGCATGATGACATTGTTAAACCACAGTCAGGGACCTAGCCAGGGCctaacaaaaatacaaacacaaaaaaaaaataaaaaaaagtgtgataaaataaaatatttgtggtAGAATTTTCTGTGTTGTCTCTATCAACCCCTAAAATACACATCACCTTATGACAGCAGATACCCAAATCAACACCTTAAAAGTCCACAGTATGTTCAGCACAAGATGTAGTGATAAAGACCAAACTGGCTGTGGTTCAAACAAAATggacaaaaagaagaaataaacagATTTTATTAATATTCCTCAAAACAAAATTTTTTACACAGACCTTAAATATGACAGACCAACTACAAGTGAGCATGTCTTAATTCATTTATTCTGTTCAAGCAAATTACTTCTTTGTACAGTAGTGATTGAATGAATTGGTCTAAGCAGCAGGTAACAGGCTGCCAATCTATCTAGACTACATCTAGATCAGAGCTGTACCAACAGGAGGGGGCTCAACGCTTGTTAACGCAACTTAAAAGGTGTGTGCAGTGAATTTCCCCATTGCAGCCTTGCCGTCCTGTCACAGGGTACAGCATCAGCGCAGCATCCATGGGCTGTGTGCATACACAAGCGGGCTGGGGAAGAGTGTAGCCCCTCCGCCCAAGCGACCCCTACCGGGTGCCCTAGCTGTCTGTTGAGGTTGGCTATAAGGATGGAGAAGAGAGGCAGTGAACCAGGTGGACAGGAGGGGGAGAAGGAgtatgtgtgtgggagggggggTTTGAGTGGGTCAGTGGGTGTCAGATGTGTTCAGAATGAGGGCTctaagggaggaggaggaatgtcCATTGAGTCTTTCTGGTTTTACTGCACATTCTCCATCATCTTGAGGAATTCtggaaaagagaagagagatggGACCGTGTTACTGAGATGGGAAGTTTCAGTTACCATGATCATCATCGTCAGTGATATCTCAACAAACTGCAAATGTAGGCTACTGTATCCTATGTCACAGGAGTAATTCAACTAAAAAtcgtcttttctttttcaaggtTGTGTCATTTGAGACAAGTTGAGGCTGAAAACTACTTTTAATTCACAAAATACAATCAAGCAGGCAACGTTAAACGTCACAAGTATAGGCCTATCATGTAATGGGTTACTGAATGGGTCTACTGGTCACAGGCACAGggacccaaagtgtcaggggcctcTCTGATTGATATGTaccgaagagacacaaaaagtcCACAAAAAATGCAAGGGAACTgctaagagacacaaatgtaCTACAAAGAGGAgcaaaacaatcacaaggagacagaaaaaagtctgtgtgtttctctcctATGTAGGAGAGTTACAGGGGCCtattgcatatctgtgcccaggggcccattatCTCATAATcaaaacagaaatacagaaaatatgctgccaaaaatatctaaaaataaaaaataaaaaaaaaatacaagattttaaaaatgtaatcttAAATTACTATGGATTCTTTAGTGtgccacaaacacactcaaagtCCTTTATTGGGATTGTTAATAACTGTACAAGTGACATTTTTCCATTGACCCAACACGTCCCTCGTCgtcgtcgtcatcatcatcatcaccatcatgcACGTACCGTCAAAGTCCAGCATGCCATCGGCGTTTTTGTCTCCATCCTTCATCAGCTCATCAATCTCATCCTCTGTGATGGGCTCGCCGGCGCTGCGGATGATGAGGGCGAACTCCTCTCTGTCGATGTAGCCGTCGCCGTTCCTGCGCAAAACACAGAAGTGCATGGGATTGTAAACATCAACAAATAATTATGTAAGAAAATAAAGATGCTGCTTTCAGAGGATGAGTATAGCATAGCCTATTAAGTGAACCTCTGTAACAGTGTGAACGTACTTGTCGAACACACGGAAGCACTCTGCCAACTCTTCCTCGCTCTTGCCGGCCTGGTCCTCCTTTAGCAGCCTCACCATCATGACCAAGAACTCCTCGAAGTCGATGGTACCGCTACCTGAGAGTAATAATGAAGCAACATAACTGATTAACAATGGTCAGCCCGAACAGAGGTCAAGTGTCCTGGTGGGACAGTGCGCTCATCTTTGCGCACAATTTTACGCATGAATTATACCAAAAGATAAATCGGAATTAAGTGACCCCCGATCCGTAACATGTTATGATtatgaaataataaatcaaagcaaaactaataaaaaagtTGTGTGTTTAGAGAACAAAAATAACGACGCTGGTTGGGTATATAGGATCAATACTCTCTCCCTTTGCGCATCTGCGCTCAGACTTAACCAACGCATAATTACAGTTTTGGTTCCAAATCATGCTAAAGTTACTTGGTTTATTTGAGCTGATGTGAAATAGCTATAAAGTGTCTGAGTCGTGTATTGCTTGTGCGTAAGAACACTCATTGCGCACAATGCGCTCGACAGGCCTACTGTGTTGCTACCAGAGACAAACTGTATTATCCGTCGCTCACCGTCCTCATCGACCTCCTCGATGATCTCATCCAACTCCTCTCTTGTCGGGTTCTGGCCCAGCATCCTCATCACGGTACCCAACTCCTTGGTGCTGATATCACCGCCACCGTCGGTGTCAAACATGTCAAAGGCGGCCTTGAACTCTGGAGAAATCAGAGTTGACAGATCGTGGCTCGTTACTCAAAAAGTGGCCTCATTTCTCTGCATTACCTACTAGACGGTTCCTAAAAAACTACATAAAATAACCCCCCATATTTTTCTAcagaatgtaaaacaaataaaatttacCTCTGTGTGAATAACTTAAGTAACACCTTCTACCACCACTGTGGCACTATGCCAATCATCCCTTTGATCGTTAAAATCTAAGTAACACTGGGGATTGATTTCACAAAGAGGATCTGAAATTGTCTGCTTGTTCTGTAGGAGCTCATTCTATATTCTATATTCATTCTAATATATCTCTTTCATATGATTAGTTACTCGTTCCTTTGCAAAGTAACGCCATTGCTAGAGTAACGCGTCACTGTAGCCTGTACTTACCAGCCAGCATTTCCTCGCTCAGGTAGGAGCGGGCCTCTTGTTGCGCGTCAGTCTGGAAGAAAACAGTGGCCACTGTGTCACTTCATCATTCAATACAGGCTTGATTGACCATTCCAGTGAAAACCCTGGATATTGCGTTTATAGTCTCAAATTCATAGTGTCACATAATGGCGACactaacattttttaatttcataaaggCTGTCCGTTTGATACATAAACAAATATATTACTAATAACACTGTAAATGTTTAAGTTATCATTTTGAAATTCAACGCGTAAAAATGCCATTACGCGCAGAACAGATGATACTATCGGGACTATTACAGGAATATTCTAGAATTTGTTTTATTGACGTTACTGTGTGATTAATGCTGGTGACGATAACATGCTGTCATAAGTCATGTGTTGCAGGATATAGTTGCTGCGTCTCAAACGGATTCTTGAGTTTGGTGCAAATGAGTCCGGCTATTTCAGGCTCAACACATTACGCTCGCTGTATATGGCCTGCAGACATCTAATCCTCGGGAATCTGTCGCCTAAGCAGAATCCGCACCTTCCCAGCTGACACCCACCCAGCTCCTCATCTTAACTTTCTACCATCAGTACAATTTGCAACAGATACCTGACTAAAATAGAAATCTTGTTGCAATCATTATGAATTCCACTAAAATCAACTAAAAAATATCACACGTTTACTCTACGAATTAATTGTTCAGAAAATAAGAGTCAAATTTAGccatttgaaaataaatcaacagataaacatttaaatcaaGAGAAGGAAACATGCCCCTCAGCAATGAGCCTATTGATTTTTAGACTTTGACATGCCTTTATTACTCAATTAACTCCTAATTCACATGCTCTCTTTATTATGGGTTATTAACTAGTGGCCTGTTGAGCGACCAACTTGGAATAGTTCAGCGGGTCATTTTGCGGCAATTGCTTTGGTCTTACCATGTTTGTGGATTAGCTTTTCCCCCCCAAATATCCAAGGAAAAACAGACAAGCCCAAAGGAGTGGTGAATCCGCGTGCACCCCAACAGAGACACTAGACGTCAAGTGAAGATTCAGACACACTTTAAACGGGGCAGCCAGGTCCCGCCCCCTGCCTCTCACAGGCCTCCAGATTTAGTATCCTGAACTTTTAGGGTTCTGGGGCCACGGCAAGCCAATCACACTTTGGAGAGGAAAAGCTCTTGTTTCTCTAGGGTTAAGAATGTAAAAGAGGTAAAGCTGGAGTTTTTGTGATTCACGTCAAGGTATGGAAATCTACAGGAAAGAATGGAGATGCAAAGTTAATAATGCTAGGTGTGGGGGAGAATGCAAAGATAAACATATTCAGAATATTTCACTGTCATCTGATTTGTCAGAACTGAGAGGAACAGGGGTAGAATGTGAGGAAGAACTGTGACACTCTGCAAAGGATTCACaatgaaaagcaaaacacacTTGAAGAAAAATCCAGTTAATGCACAAGGTTACTCCCTATATGACCCCGTAGCAGCTGTCAGTGGCAATCTcccaaaataactaaaatgtaACCAAAATCAATGAAGAAATAATCAAACTAGCACTGAAGAGCTGCACGATCGGCCTTGTAAATAGAAGACAGTGGATGGGGAGCCTGTGATTTAAAGTAGGTTATGGGTTTTGTGATGATGGCGTTTCAATCTGGGCGTGAAACTCAAAACCAAGAGAAAAATGCCTTGGAGCTGGACCCTCGTCTCACCCAACCCCCCCACTCTGCCTCCACCCACTATAGCCGTGAATAGTAGGCAGATTTTAGGCTGAGACGGGGACAGGGACACAGGGCAGGCACCCACTCATCCCGCTGCCACATTGCCTGATAAACACAACCTGATGCTCCTTAAATGGTGGGTGGTTCCTGAAGGGAGGGCCTGAGGTGGACGACAGGAGAGGAGGATAGGATGCTGAGGAGGGGAGCAGCCATGAAGAAAGGGGAGGGATGTCGTTTTTGAAAAGTGGTGGGGGGCTTGCGGGCTATATACCCAGTGGGAGAGCTGTGTTTAGCAAAGGGAGATTGAACTCATCTGTTCTGTGACTGCGTCGAGCCTTTGGTGCTGGCTGGCTGCTCGGCCTTCACCTCTCACGCTGGGACCTCTACACGAAGACCAGTGACAGTTATGACAGATTTAGGCAGAAAACAAATTGGAAGAGATCACTTTAAACTAGATAAGTGAAAACTTTCTGAGATATGACAGCATTGAATGAGACAGGGAGGTTGGTTTTCGGCACTAACGATGCAAATAGAGGTTTTTCAAAATGCAGCATGGAGGCTAGTTGGAAGTTGGGACTGAAATAGGGAGATACAACCAGTTCTAGTTGGGCAAAAAAGTGTAGGAGTGCGTGTGTAATGGTAGGATGTTGGTGGTGTAGAAAgtgcatgtgcttgtgtgtcATTGTGTATGACCACTTTAAGTGTagccatgcatgtgtgtgaggcCAGAGAGACAGCATTGATGTAGAAGTACCAGAAAGGTCACAGAAAGATTACCCAAAAAACGTAGCAGACAAAGATCAGGTGAGATAAGAGGCGTCAGGCATGCAAGGCAGAATAATTTGCAAAGCTGAACAAGGAGAAAGTGGATTTATTTAGAAAGCACAGAACAGGGTGGAGAAGATATTAAgttttgaggaggaggagggtggggggttTAAACTATTGGTGTAGCATTTCTAGAGAGACAGCAGCTGCCAAGGGGACAGCTGGGTGGCCGGCTCAAGGAGGCAGTCAGGGGAGAGGGTCTTCGTCTTAAAAGGTTTGAACGGATATTTATAGAATTCCTCCCAGAGCCCCCTGGGTTTCATATGAGAAGGGGAAGGGGGGTTGGAGGTATTTCACTTGTATCCATTTTGACGTCTCAAAAACACTACATTCGTAATTGCACTGGCTTTTATAGCATGAAGAGTTTGCTCTGAGCAGATCTCCAGCAGATAGCTTGCTTTGTATTCTCTCTGAGGAAGGGTCACCAAGGAATGTAGAGCTGGCCTCATTACTGGACGTTCTCCATCATCTTCAGAAACTCTGGAGAGAAAAAGATGGCAACAGTCAATCAACCAACCCACCACCGAACCATTGAACTGTGGGCTGCACAGAGTGTGGACAAAACCTGCATGTGAGCTTTAGGTTGGATTCAAATCATGGAGAATGTGATTGTATTGCATAAAT harbors:
- the tnnc2.2 gene encoding troponin C, skeletal muscle, producing the protein MTDAQQEARSYLSEEMLAEFKAAFDMFDTDGGGDISTKELGTVMRMLGQNPTREELDEIIEEVDEDGSGTIDFEEFLVMMVRLLKEDQAGKSEEELAECFRVFDKNGDGYIDREEFALIIRSAGEPITEDEIDELMKDGDKNADGMLDFDEFLKMMENVQ
- the taf13 gene encoding transcription initiation factor TFIID subunit 13, whose translation is MTVYMAVSCAHFVIQHYSEITQRVTVLEKNNHRGQYFLQQTFVPLASLPRSRKLGRKSTEDRACCVVLLCGATRMADEDEEPGFDEELEDGSSGVDVGHGKRKRLFSKELRCMMYGFGDDQNPYTESVDILEDLVIEFITEMTHKAMSIGRQGRVQVEDIVFLIRKDPRKFARVKDLLTMNEELKRARKAFDEANYGS